In Choloepus didactylus isolate mChoDid1 chromosome 18, mChoDid1.pri, whole genome shotgun sequence, a single genomic region encodes these proteins:
- the KIAA0753 gene encoding protein moonraker isoform X10, translated as MKQQPVKDHRSPWIPPNPTSPPASPKCAAWIKGKSSLKDATKEQSLQQEDAPEGSQPLGAVEHEAARLAWLDAETSKRLKELDELKTEEMNKIQKLRLNWLDAETSRRTKELSEVRTEEVGRLQKLSVSASLLADSVEKEVLERLKPLLVKAQRVNSSLEANTHLKDCPPENKEIAQPAEKATAVDSESNNVCLLDGFLEDTTHELWAMTHSEILESEALATLEGSKDTSTLETMMLRMEEMEKYQETVRQRYSKIEYADLHFWMQGEKNDQNLLDQKLPAISEQPLHPHPVQITKTVARKDPDVNIVLERPCNGNSLDESVRTEERSERKEAPLLFPSEDSQQKVGRVLLCVPPSMLHSIGDYCSRFEQYLRMISHEARGSFNPWLIAESFSEELVDEALGAVAAELQDMCEDYAEAVFTSEFLESAT; from the exons atgaaacaacagCCTGTGAAGGACCATAGGTCTCCCTGGATACCTCCAAACCCTACATCTCCGCCAGCCTCCCCTAAATG TGCTGCATGGATAAAGGGGAAATCCAGCCTCAAAGATGCCACAAAGGAGCAATCTCTCCAGCAAGAAGATGCTCCAGAGGGAAGTCAACCACTAGGTGCTGTTGAGCATGAAGCAGCCAG GCTCGCTTGGCTTGATGCTGAAACTTCCAAAAGATTGAAGGAACTAGATGAATTAAAAActgaagaaatgaacaaaatacaaaaactgaG GCTCAATTGGCTTGATGCTGAAACATCCAGAAGAACTAAGGAACTGAGTGAAGTAAGAACGGAAGAAGTGGGTAGACTCCAAAAACTGAG tgTTTCTGCTTCCCTGTTAGCGGACAGTGTAGAGAAGGAGGTTCTGGAGCGTTTGAAGCCTCTCTTGGTCAAGGCCCAG AGAGTCAATTCTTCTCTGGAAGCAAATACTCATTTGAAGGATTGCCCACCAGAAAACAAAGAGATAGCCCAGCCTGCAGAGAAG GCCACAGCAGTTGATTCTGAATCCAACAATGTTTGTCTGCTGGATGGATTTTTGGAAGATACCACTCATGAGCTCTGGGCTATGACTCACTCTGAGATCTTGGAGTCTGAGGCCTTAGCCACCTTGGAGGGCAGCAAGGACACTTCAACTTTGGAGACCATGATGCTCCgaatggaagaaatggaa aaataccagGAGACAGTTCGCCAAAGATATAGTAAAATTGAATATGCTGATCTTCATTTTTGGAtgcagggagaaaaaaatg ATCAAAACCTTCTAGACCAAAAACTCCCAGCCATAAGTGAACAGCCCCTGCATCCACATCCAGTCCAGATCACAAAGACAGTAGCTCGCAAAGACCCAGATGTGAACATTGTCTTAGAAAGGCCTTGCAATGGCAA TTCCCTAGATGAAAGTGTGAGAACAGAAGAGAGATCAGAGAGAAAAGAGGCTCCCTTGCTCTTCCCCTCAGAAGATTCTCAGCAGAAAGTGGGCAGAGTGCTCCTGTGTGTTCCCCCCAGCATGCTGCACAGCATTGGTGACTACTGCAGCCGCTTTGAGCAGTACCTCCGGATGATTTCTCATGAGGCCAGGGGCTCCTTCAACCCATGGCTGATAGCTGAAAG